Proteins found in one Methylobacterium sp. CB376 genomic segment:
- a CDS encoding extensin-like domain-containing protein, with protein MRRGLVAFSAFTLFSLGLTGCALKPFEQREPWRTEAEEACLARGLVKPTEDIVPVKEIDGPGICGMVHPFRVTRLAGGTVALKQRMTLACPMIPEVEAWLAGTVQPAAQLYFGQPVVEINSGSYSCRGRNNQVGAKLSEHSFGNAVDVMSFRLADGSVVTVKGGWRGSEAEQGFLREVFLGACNHFTTVLAPGSNVYHYDHLHLDLARHDPRGLRRICKPLIKFQSQLPPPGSPLSPIRKKPPAWQPAPDPAPIDVEEDDPYGVSPMSRRESPGQTRVVRAPAPPPVQAYAPRPAPTRSAAAQEPPVAPGFGPAARAISAPLPLNSPAWSSGPIY; from the coding sequence ATGCGTCGTGGCCTCGTTGCGTTCTCAGCCTTCACGCTCTTCAGCCTGGGGCTCACCGGATGCGCGCTCAAACCCTTTGAGCAGCGCGAACCCTGGCGTACGGAGGCCGAGGAGGCCTGCCTCGCCCGCGGCCTCGTCAAGCCGACCGAGGACATCGTCCCCGTGAAGGAGATCGACGGGCCGGGAATCTGCGGGATGGTGCATCCGTTCCGCGTCACCCGGCTCGCGGGCGGCACGGTCGCGCTCAAGCAGCGCATGACGCTCGCCTGCCCGATGATCCCGGAGGTGGAGGCGTGGCTCGCCGGCACGGTTCAGCCGGCCGCGCAGCTGTATTTCGGCCAGCCGGTGGTGGAGATCAATTCCGGCTCCTATTCCTGCCGCGGCCGCAACAATCAGGTCGGTGCGAAGCTCTCGGAGCATTCCTTCGGCAACGCGGTCGACGTGATGTCCTTCCGGCTCGCGGACGGTTCCGTCGTGACGGTGAAGGGCGGCTGGCGCGGCAGCGAGGCCGAGCAGGGCTTCCTGCGCGAGGTCTTCCTGGGGGCCTGCAACCACTTCACCACGGTGCTGGCGCCGGGGTCGAACGTCTACCACTACGACCACCTGCACCTCGACCTCGCCCGCCACGACCCGCGCGGGCTGCGGCGGATCTGCAAGCCCCTGATCAAGTTCCAGTCGCAGCTGCCGCCGCCCGGCTCGCCCCTGTCGCCGATCCGCAAGAAGCCGCCGGCGTGGCAGCCCGCGCCCGATCCGGCGCCGATCGACGTCGAGGAGGACGATCCCTACGGCGTGTCGCCGATGAGCCGGCGCGAGAGCCCGGGCCAGACCCGCGTCGTCCGCGCGCCGGCCCCCCCGCCCGTGCAGGCCTACGCGCCGCGGCCGGCGCCGACCCGCAGCGCCGCCGCGCAGGAGCCGCCCGTGGCGCCGGGCTTCGGCCCGGCGGCGCGGGCGATTTCCGCGCCGCTGCCGCTCAATTCTCCCGCTTGGTCGTCCGGACCGATCTACTGA
- a CDS encoding lysophospholipid acyltransferase family protein, translated as MLLLRSLAFNVAFYALTAAMLIGGLFCLVSRRLVLRLAQTWARVTLWLLERIVGIRVEFRGLEHIPPGGIIVAAKHQSALETIALTTVLPNFTYILKRELLWLPLFGWYLSRGEMVPIDRRKGSRALALMSEEAAGAMAQGRQLIIFPEGTRRPPGAPPAYKFGVAHLYDRLAVPCLPVALNTGLVWPRNSLHRHPGTAVIAFLPPIPPGIVRETAFALIQERIETASAALLADTSRRGGEVPA; from the coding sequence ATGCTCCTCCTCCGCTCGCTGGCGTTCAACGTCGCCTTCTACGCCTTGACCGCCGCGATGCTGATCGGCGGGCTCTTCTGCCTCGTCTCCCGCCGCCTCGTGCTGCGCCTCGCCCAGACCTGGGCCCGGGTGACCCTGTGGCTGCTGGAACGGATCGTCGGCATCCGGGTCGAGTTCCGCGGCCTGGAGCACATCCCGCCGGGCGGGATCATCGTCGCGGCCAAGCACCAATCGGCGCTGGAGACCATCGCGCTCACGACGGTCCTGCCGAACTTCACCTACATCCTGAAGCGCGAATTGCTCTGGCTGCCCCTGTTCGGCTGGTACCTCTCCCGCGGCGAGATGGTGCCGATCGACCGCCGGAAGGGCTCGCGGGCGCTCGCCCTGATGAGCGAGGAGGCGGCCGGCGCCATGGCGCAGGGGCGCCAGCTGATCATCTTCCCGGAAGGCACCCGCCGCCCGCCCGGCGCCCCGCCCGCCTACAAGTTCGGGGTGGCGCATCTCTACGACCGCCTCGCCGTGCCCTGCCTGCCCGTCGCCCTCAACACCGGGCTGGTCTGGCCGCGCAACAGCCTGCACCGCCACCCGGGCACCGCCGTGATCGCCTTCCTGCCGCCGATCCCGCCCGGGATCGTGCGCGAGACTGCCTTCGCGCTGATCCAGGAGCGGATCGAGACCGCCTCCGCGGCGCTCCTCGCGGACACCTCGCGCAGAGGCGGCGAGGTCCCCGCATGA
- a CDS encoding HAD family hydrolase has product MSPPLSLAPIVVFDLDGTLAETASDLIGTLNVILAREGLPPADVGRARDLIGAGAKAMLARGFAAAGRELTPERLEALFRVFLAHYGAHLCESSFLFPGAAAALDRLAGAGYRLAVCTNKVEAHSVELLRALGVADRFAAICGRDTFPWFKPDPRHLTETIARAGGDPARAVMVGDSRTDIVTAQAAGIPVVAVPFGYTDVPVEDLGPDLVIGHFDALFDAVQHLRTRTRSAA; this is encoded by the coding sequence ATGTCCCCTCCCCTCTCCCTGGCGCCCATCGTGGTGTTCGATCTCGACGGCACGCTCGCCGAGACGGCGAGCGACCTCATCGGCACGCTCAACGTGATCCTGGCGCGCGAGGGCCTGCCGCCGGCGGATGTGGGGCGGGCGCGGGACCTGATCGGGGCGGGCGCCAAGGCGATGCTCGCGCGCGGCTTCGCGGCCGCGGGCCGGGAGCTGACGCCGGAGCGGCTGGAGGCGCTGTTCCGGGTCTTCCTGGCCCATTACGGCGCGCATCTCTGCGAGAGCTCCTTCCTGTTCCCGGGCGCGGCGGCGGCGCTCGACCGGCTGGCGGGGGCGGGCTACCGGCTTGCGGTCTGCACCAACAAGGTGGAGGCGCATTCGGTGGAGCTGCTGCGGGCGCTCGGCGTCGCGGACCGCTTCGCGGCGATCTGCGGGCGCGACACCTTCCCGTGGTTCAAGCCGGACCCGCGCCACCTCACCGAGACGATCGCGCGGGCGGGCGGCGACCCGGCCCGGGCGGTGATGGTGGGGGATTCCCGCACCGACATCGTGACCGCGCAGGCGGCCGGCATCCCGGTCGTGGCGGTGCCCTTCGGCTACACGGACGTGCCGGTGGAGGATCTCGGCCCCGACCTCGTCATCGGCCATTTCGACGCGCTGTTCGACGCCGTGCAGCACCTGCGCACCCGCACCCGCTCGGCGGCGTGA
- the hemN gene encoding oxygen-independent coproporphyrinogen III oxidase, whose protein sequence is MDAQDGTGCEGTPIELPHCRAKPDCARLEPVRAAALVARYGQPVPRYTSYPTAAQFTGATGPAEHAAWLAALPPAEPVSLYLHVPFCDQLCWYCGCHTSVVHRRGPIEDYVATLTREIGLVAEALPARLAAGAVHFGGGTPNLLAPGDLAAVVEALRRHFTLSPDTAFAAELDPRLLTEAWITTACGLGLNRASLGVQDLDPQVQAAINRRQPFSMVAWSVEHLRRAGVGSINLDLMYGLPHQTTKGLLSTIDQVAALRPERIALFGYAHVPWMKPAQRLIPDHALPGPVGRLEQQREAAARLQDLGYVRIGLDHFAWPDDALAEVAAAGRLRRNFQGYTEDAAETVIGFGASAISHLPAGYAQNHAGVPAWRERILAGDLPTARGLAVGAADRLRGAVIERLMCDFAVDLRRLCALHDTSVPALVSGTMRARLEEFARDGLVRLFASGTGPDSLDGIAVTETGRSFVRGVCAVFDRHLVPAPERHAAAV, encoded by the coding sequence ATGGACGCGCAGGATGGCACGGGCTGCGAGGGCACGCCGATCGAGCTTCCGCATTGCCGGGCGAAGCCGGATTGCGCCCGGCTCGAGCCGGTTCGCGCGGCGGCCCTCGTCGCGCGCTACGGGCAGCCGGTCCCGCGCTACACCTCCTACCCGACCGCGGCCCAGTTCACGGGCGCGACGGGACCGGCCGAGCACGCCGCCTGGCTCGCCGCCCTCCCGCCGGCCGAGCCGGTCTCGCTCTATCTCCACGTGCCCTTCTGCGACCAGCTCTGCTGGTACTGCGGCTGCCACACCAGCGTGGTCCATCGGCGCGGGCCGATCGAGGATTACGTCGCGACGCTGACCCGGGAGATCGGCCTCGTCGCCGAGGCCCTGCCGGCCCGGCTCGCCGCCGGGGCCGTGCATTTCGGCGGCGGCACGCCCAACCTGCTCGCGCCCGGCGACCTCGCCGCCGTGGTCGAGGCCCTGCGCCGGCATTTCACCCTGTCGCCGGACACGGCCTTCGCGGCGGAACTCGACCCGCGCCTCCTCACCGAGGCCTGGATCACGACCGCCTGCGGCCTCGGCCTCAACCGGGCGAGCCTCGGCGTGCAGGACCTCGACCCGCAGGTGCAGGCGGCCATCAACCGCCGCCAGCCCTTCTCGATGGTGGCGTGGTCGGTCGAGCATCTGCGCCGGGCGGGCGTGGGCTCGATCAACCTCGACCTGATGTACGGGCTGCCCCATCAGACCACCAAGGGGCTCCTCTCCACCATCGACCAGGTCGCGGCGCTGCGGCCGGAGCGGATCGCCCTGTTCGGCTACGCGCACGTGCCCTGGATGAAGCCGGCTCAGCGCCTGATCCCCGACCACGCCCTGCCGGGACCGGTGGGGCGGCTGGAGCAGCAGCGGGAGGCCGCCGCCCGCCTGCAGGATCTCGGCTACGTGCGCATCGGCCTCGACCACTTCGCCTGGCCGGACGACGCCCTGGCGGAGGTCGCCGCGGCGGGCCGCCTGCGGCGCAACTTCCAGGGCTATACGGAGGATGCGGCCGAGACCGTGATCGGCTTCGGCGCCTCGGCGATCAGCCATCTTCCGGCCGGCTACGCGCAGAACCACGCGGGCGTGCCCGCGTGGCGCGAGCGGATCCTGGCCGGCGACCTGCCCACCGCCCGCGGGCTCGCGGTCGGCGCCGCCGACCGCCTGCGCGGCGCCGTGATCGAGCGGCTGATGTGCGACTTCGCGGTCGACCTGCGCCGGCTCTGCGCGCTGCACGACACGAGCGTCCCGGCCCTGGTCTCGGGCACGATGCGGGCCCGCCTGGAGGAGTTCGCCCGCGACGGCCTCGTGCGGCTGTTCGCGAGCGGCACCGGGCCCGATTCCCTCGACGGCATCGCCGTGACCGAGACGGGCCGCTCCTTCGTGCGCGGCGTCTGCGCGGTCTTCGACCGGCACCTCGTGCCGGCGCCGGAGCGTCACGCGGCGGCCGTCTGA
- a CDS encoding S8 family peptidase produces MVEPEDYGARDRPHISIDAFREAAQYGYPSRAQQRKPLREDYGAHADSLLDQLSKALGELPVVAADTRLPVQGLKPGTIVEVSTAPPPNGSRSKAAKVPAALEFPGQDIVLLRTERRDDRTESALLFVPDEARGFLRDRIAAYGRDPGNARRPDVERFEPVETIAAAPAWTLFVGPVDFSAPEIVWWELWVQGGAARAERVAVLARGANLDVHADRLLFPDTTVVFVHAAAAGLLAFAERLPGAITEVRQATGTIEPFLDRGAGGVGQHDWVAELAERIVPTPEDAPVVCALDTGVAGEHPLIQPGLKGAWAYDAAWGTDDHAPYGGHGTAIAGLILHGDLEPHMNSVGPVELYHGAESMKLLPPGGFPATKPPSYGVVTQGAVALVEAERPNVVRSFCLATSAADFPPSRPSSWSGALDQIAAGSMPGDEADDVPAAGAPKRLVVVATGNVPGGMMLDVIPSQPLEDPSQSWNALTIGGFTQKEQAPTPPPALAPVVPANNRSPYSRGSQTLPDDLTPIKPEVLFEAGNMVSNATGFCAWHEAVSLLAPGSDVATEPLVPFCATSAAAGVAGNFIGRLQASLPHLWPETHRALTVDSADWPQPMRKLLIGRGAHWKTGSKAQKQQALREIGYGVPDIGRAILSARNNVTLIAEAEIQPFALGADGRSAVFNEMHFYDLPWPKAALEQLENEIVTMKVTLSYFVEPNLTGKAATRPDTYRSFGLRFDMKRRTETNAKFRSRISSAQEKDGSETEAETSCWLLGPKAVQAGSLHCDLWRGRAIELAGHDAIAV; encoded by the coding sequence ATGGTGGAGCCTGAAGATTACGGGGCGCGTGATCGCCCGCACATCTCCATCGACGCGTTTCGTGAGGCCGCGCAGTACGGTTATCCGTCGCGAGCGCAGCAGCGCAAGCCGCTGCGCGAAGACTATGGCGCGCACGCTGACTCGCTTCTCGATCAGCTGAGCAAGGCGCTGGGTGAGCTGCCCGTGGTCGCCGCGGACACGCGGCTGCCGGTCCAGGGACTCAAGCCGGGCACGATCGTCGAGGTGTCGACCGCGCCACCGCCCAATGGGTCGCGCTCCAAGGCGGCGAAGGTTCCGGCCGCGCTCGAGTTCCCCGGTCAGGATATCGTCCTGCTCCGCACCGAACGCCGGGATGATCGCACCGAGAGCGCGTTGCTGTTCGTTCCAGACGAGGCTCGCGGTTTCCTGCGCGATCGCATCGCAGCTTATGGCCGTGACCCGGGCAACGCGCGCCGGCCCGATGTCGAGCGGTTTGAGCCAGTCGAGACCATCGCCGCCGCGCCGGCGTGGACGCTCTTTGTCGGCCCGGTCGACTTCTCCGCGCCCGAAATCGTCTGGTGGGAGCTGTGGGTGCAGGGCGGCGCGGCGCGCGCCGAGCGCGTGGCTGTGCTTGCGCGCGGCGCGAACCTCGATGTACATGCCGATCGGCTGCTCTTCCCGGACACGACGGTGGTCTTCGTCCATGCTGCGGCGGCGGGCTTGCTGGCATTCGCCGAGCGCTTGCCGGGTGCTATCACCGAGGTCAGGCAGGCCACCGGCACGATCGAACCGTTCCTTGACCGCGGCGCGGGCGGTGTTGGGCAGCATGACTGGGTGGCCGAACTCGCAGAGCGAATCGTGCCGACGCCGGAAGACGCGCCGGTCGTGTGCGCGCTCGATACTGGGGTCGCGGGTGAGCACCCTCTCATCCAGCCAGGCCTGAAGGGCGCGTGGGCCTATGATGCGGCCTGGGGAACGGATGATCATGCGCCGTATGGCGGCCATGGCACGGCGATCGCTGGGCTGATCCTGCATGGCGATCTCGAGCCGCACATGAACAGTGTGGGACCAGTCGAACTCTACCACGGGGCGGAGTCGATGAAGCTCCTGCCGCCCGGCGGCTTTCCGGCGACCAAGCCGCCAAGCTATGGCGTGGTGACCCAAGGCGCTGTGGCCCTCGTCGAAGCCGAACGGCCGAACGTGGTCCGCAGCTTCTGCCTCGCCACTTCGGCGGCTGACTTTCCGCCGAGCCGTCCATCGAGCTGGAGCGGCGCTCTCGATCAGATCGCCGCGGGGTCGATGCCTGGGGATGAAGCCGATGACGTGCCGGCGGCAGGCGCGCCCAAACGGTTGGTGGTGGTTGCGACCGGCAACGTGCCGGGCGGCATGATGCTTGATGTCATCCCGTCGCAGCCGCTCGAAGATCCTTCCCAGAGCTGGAACGCGCTGACGATCGGTGGCTTCACGCAAAAGGAGCAGGCGCCGACACCCCCGCCCGCGCTGGCGCCGGTCGTGCCCGCGAACAACCGGAGCCCGTACAGTCGCGGCTCCCAGACACTTCCCGACGATCTAACGCCGATCAAGCCCGAGGTGCTGTTCGAGGCCGGCAACATGGTTTCCAACGCGACTGGCTTCTGCGCCTGGCATGAGGCCGTGTCACTGCTTGCCCCAGGCTCGGACGTGGCGACCGAGCCGCTCGTGCCGTTCTGCGCGACGAGCGCAGCGGCCGGTGTGGCGGGGAACTTCATCGGTCGGTTGCAGGCGAGCCTGCCTCATCTCTGGCCCGAGACGCATCGCGCACTGACCGTGGACTCCGCGGATTGGCCGCAGCCCATGCGCAAGCTGCTGATCGGCCGCGGCGCGCACTGGAAGACCGGATCTAAGGCGCAGAAACAGCAGGCGTTACGCGAAATAGGCTACGGTGTGCCAGACATCGGGCGCGCGATCTTGTCAGCGCGGAACAATGTTACGCTGATCGCCGAAGCCGAAATCCAGCCTTTCGCGCTCGGCGCGGACGGGCGAAGTGCTGTTTTCAACGAGATGCACTTCTACGACCTGCCCTGGCCCAAGGCGGCGCTGGAGCAGCTTGAGAACGAGATCGTCACGATGAAGGTGACGCTCTCCTACTTCGTCGAGCCCAACCTCACTGGTAAAGCTGCGACACGGCCCGACACCTATCGCTCGTTCGGGCTCCGGTTCGACATGAAGAGGCGGACGGAAACGAATGCAAAATTCCGCAGCCGCATCTCCTCAGCACAGGAGAAGGACGGCTCGGAAACCGAGGCCGAGACCAGCTGCTGGCTCCTCGGCCCTAAGGCCGTTCAGGCTGGCTCGCTGCATTGCGACCTGTGGCGTGGCCGGGCCATAGAGCTCGCCGGTCATGACGCGATCGCGGTCTAG
- a CDS encoding GCG_CRPN prefix-to-repeats domain-containing protein — MRWKLAGAAALALGTLVGTGTVAEARDGCGPGFHRDFYGFCRPNFYGPRFYGPVVYGGPRWHRVGWYRPYWHRAGWYGGWHRPYWHRPYWHGAGFYHRPWGWHGGWRHAGWHHRW, encoded by the coding sequence ATGCGCTGGAAACTGGCAGGTGCGGCGGCTCTCGCCTTGGGAACGCTGGTCGGCACCGGGACCGTGGCCGAGGCCCGCGACGGCTGCGGTCCGGGCTTTCACCGGGACTTCTACGGCTTCTGCCGCCCGAACTTCTACGGGCCGCGCTTCTACGGGCCGGTCGTCTATGGCGGCCCGCGCTGGCACCGCGTCGGCTGGTACCGGCCCTACTGGCACCGGGCAGGGTGGTACGGCGGCTGGCATCGGCCCTACTGGCATCGGCCCTACTGGCACGGGGCCGGGTTCTACCACCGCCCGTGGGGCTGGCACGGCGGCTGGCGCCATGCCGGCTGGCATCACCGCTGGTGA
- a CDS encoding transposase, producing MPRKRFTNEQIAFALRQAENGSTVDEICRKMGVSEPTFYKWKKQFVGMGLPEIRRLKQLEDENSKLKRLVADLTLDRSMLQDVLKRKW from the coding sequence ATGCCTCGCAAACGCTTCACGAACGAACAGATCGCCTTCGCCCTCAGACAGGCGGAGAACGGCAGCACGGTGGACGAGATCTGCCGGAAGATGGGTGTGTCCGAGCCGACCTTTTACAAGTGGAAAAAACAGTTCGTCGGCATGGGCTTGCCGGAGATCCGGCGACTGAAGCAGCTGGAGGACGAGAACAGCAAGCTCAAGCGGCTGGTCGCCGACCTCACGCTGGATCGCTCGATGCTGCAGGACGTGCTCAAGCGAAAGTGGTGA
- a CDS encoding class I SAM-dependent methyltransferase has protein sequence MEGSILSQGDYVGTELDLFSAATTWKAYWSGEIAPFLRGRVLDVGAGLGATAEILGRHPAVTEWTCLEPDRGFAAALAAKLAEGRLAPHTRIRRGTLAAAAAAGPYDAILYVDVLEHIREDRDELARAAACLAPGGSLVVLAPAHPALFSPFDAAIGHERRYTRASLRAAGPDGLALTRLRYLDSVGLLASLANRALLRQAMPTAGQIAVWDRLMVPLSRRIDPLLFHRAGKSILAVWAR, from the coding sequence GTGGAAGGCAGCATCCTGAGCCAGGGCGACTACGTCGGCACCGAACTCGACCTCTTCTCCGCCGCCACGACCTGGAAGGCCTACTGGTCGGGCGAGATCGCCCCCTTCCTGCGCGGGCGCGTGCTCGACGTGGGAGCGGGCCTCGGGGCGACCGCCGAGATCCTCGGCCGGCACCCGGCCGTGACCGAGTGGACCTGCCTCGAACCCGACCGGGGCTTCGCCGCCGCCCTCGCGGCGAAGCTGGCGGAGGGCCGGCTCGCCCCCCACACCCGCATCCGCCGGGGCACGCTCGCCGCCGCGGCGGCCGCGGGCCCCTACGACGCGATCCTCTACGTCGACGTCCTCGAACATATCCGCGAGGATCGGGACGAACTCGCGCGCGCCGCCGCCTGCCTGGCGCCGGGCGGCAGCCTGGTGGTGCTGGCCCCGGCCCACCCGGCGCTGTTCTCGCCCTTCGACGCCGCGATCGGGCACGAGCGGCGCTACACCCGCGCCAGCCTGCGGGCCGCCGGCCCGGACGGGCTCGCCCTGACGCGCCTGCGCTACCTCGACAGCGTCGGCCTCCTCGCCTCCCTGGCCAACCGCGCGCTCCTGCGCCAGGCGATGCCGACGGCCGGGCAGATCGCCGTCTGGGACCGCCTGATGGTGCCGCTCTCGCGGCGGATCGATCCGCTCCTCTTCCACCGGGCGGGCAAGTCCATCCTGGCGGTGTGGGCGCGATGA
- a CDS encoding helix-turn-helix domain-containing protein, with the protein MSANAFPPSPAECPGWTEGATCPQGRLDTRCAACRVRSVSICAALDAGELDLLEALAADADFAAKAAIAMQGDPATHVYNITEGTVRLYRLLADGRRQIIGFLLPGDFMGLALSDRYAFSADAVEPVAACRFDRAAFTQLVDDKPHLLRRLHEAATHELSLAQDHMVLLGRRTAEEKVAAFLVALRERLCRLGRRGVTLALPMTRQDIADYLGLTLETVSRTFSKLARDRVILIVPDGVRVLDRDRLQAIAAA; encoded by the coding sequence ATGTCGGCGAACGCCTTTCCGCCCTCGCCTGCCGAATGTCCCGGCTGGACCGAAGGAGCGACCTGTCCGCAGGGCCGCCTCGACACGCGCTGCGCCGCCTGCCGGGTGCGCAGCGTCAGCATCTGCGCCGCCCTGGACGCGGGAGAACTCGACCTCCTCGAAGCGCTGGCCGCCGACGCCGATTTCGCCGCCAAGGCGGCGATCGCCATGCAGGGCGACCCGGCGACGCATGTCTACAACATCACCGAGGGCACGGTGCGCCTCTACCGCCTGCTCGCGGACGGGCGCCGCCAGATCATCGGCTTCCTCCTGCCGGGCGATTTCATGGGGCTCGCCCTCTCGGACCGCTACGCCTTCTCGGCCGACGCGGTGGAGCCGGTCGCGGCCTGCCGGTTCGACCGCGCCGCCTTCACGCAGCTCGTCGACGACAAGCCGCACCTGCTGCGTCGGCTGCACGAGGCGGCGACCCACGAATTGTCCCTGGCCCAGGACCACATGGTGCTGCTCGGCCGCCGGACCGCGGAGGAGAAGGTGGCGGCCTTCCTGGTCGCCCTGCGCGAGCGGCTCTGCCGCCTCGGACGCAGGGGCGTGACGCTCGCCCTGCCGATGACCCGCCAGGACATCGCCGATTACCTCGGCCTGACCCTGGAGACGGTGAGCCGGACCTTCTCGAAGCTCGCCCGCGACCGGGTGATCCTGATCGTCCCGGACGGGGTACGGGTGCTGGACCGCGACCGCCTCCAGGCGATCGCCGCCGCCTGA
- a CDS encoding glycosyltransferase family 2 protein, whose protein sequence is MRDDAETGAEAARDRFAEIARELAALRPAAPPDRRPIAVVVPIYNDWPAFRHLAEAIDAVCEAADLDAEIIVVDDGSWQSGEETLAALARTAKRVRLRPAILVTNLGHQRAIAVGLTLASERAAAYGAVIVMDGDGEDRPEHIPLLLRESAAHPEAIVCVRRGRRFEGLRFAIGYAAFKAAFALATGKTIDFGHYCVIPPRALTRLVHSPALWSHFAAALLRAGVPLHRVRLDRGVRYAGRSSMNLTSLIRHGLNAIAVFEDVCLVRLLIALGVFSAGICAALIGVVAVRFGTDLAIPGWATSAAGLLLVALLQAALLAITSAASHLNRRSLSEMVPARDAARFLGPAAPRGGAQPLPPSGETTWKAAS, encoded by the coding sequence ATGCGCGACGATGCCGAGACCGGTGCGGAAGCTGCGCGGGACCGGTTCGCCGAGATCGCCCGCGAACTCGCCGCCCTGCGCCCGGCCGCGCCGCCGGACCGTCGCCCGATCGCCGTCGTGGTCCCGATCTACAATGACTGGCCGGCGTTCCGGCACCTCGCGGAGGCCATCGACGCCGTCTGCGAGGCGGCCGATCTCGACGCGGAGATCATCGTCGTCGACGACGGCTCCTGGCAGAGCGGGGAGGAGACGCTGGCGGCGCTGGCGCGGACCGCGAAGCGCGTCCGCCTGCGCCCGGCAATCCTGGTGACCAATCTCGGCCACCAGCGGGCGATCGCGGTTGGGCTCACGCTCGCGAGCGAGCGGGCCGCGGCCTACGGGGCCGTGATCGTGATGGACGGCGACGGCGAGGACCGGCCCGAGCACATCCCGCTCCTGCTGCGGGAGAGCGCGGCGCATCCGGAGGCGATCGTCTGCGTGCGGCGCGGGCGGCGCTTCGAGGGCCTGCGCTTCGCCATCGGCTACGCGGCCTTCAAGGCGGCGTTCGCCCTCGCCACCGGCAAGACGATCGATTTCGGCCATTACTGCGTGATCCCGCCGCGCGCGCTGACGCGCCTCGTGCACAGCCCGGCCCTGTGGAGCCACTTCGCCGCGGCGCTGCTGCGCGCGGGCGTGCCGCTGCACCGCGTCCGCCTCGACCGGGGGGTGCGCTACGCCGGGCGCTCCAGCATGAACCTGACCTCGCTGATCCGCCACGGGCTCAACGCCATCGCGGTCTTCGAGGACGTCTGCCTGGTGCGCCTGCTGATCGCGCTCGGGGTCTTCTCGGCCGGGATCTGCGCGGCGCTGATCGGCGTCGTGGCGGTCCGCTTCGGCACGGACCTGGCGATCCCGGGCTGGGCGACGAGCGCCGCCGGGCTGCTGCTCGTGGCCCTGCTCCAGGCGGCGCTGCTGGCCATCACCTCGGCGGCCTCGCACCTCAACCGCCGCTCCCTGTCCGAGATGGTGCCCGCCCGGGACGCGGCGCGCTTCCTCGGTCCGGCGGCCCCGCGCGGCGGCGCCCAGCCGCTTCCCCCATCCGGAGAGACGACGTGGAAGGCAGCATCCTGA
- a CDS encoding type II toxin-antitoxin system TacA family antitoxin produces MAARRERLEARISSDQKDLFQRTAELQGRTLTDFVIASVHEAAARTLEDLQTVKLTAEENRAFAEALLNPREPGGRLQAAAQRYIVSETGEPSAR; encoded by the coding sequence GTGGCTGCCCGGAGAGAGCGGCTGGAAGCCCGCATCTCCTCCGATCAGAAGGACCTGTTCCAACGCACAGCCGAGCTTCAAGGCCGGACGTTGACCGATTTCGTGATCGCCAGCGTTCACGAAGCCGCCGCCCGCACCCTTGAGGACCTGCAGACCGTGAAGCTTACCGCCGAGGAGAACCGCGCGTTCGCTGAGGCGCTTCTGAACCCGCGCGAGCCCGGGGGGCGTCTGCAGGCCGCGGCGCAACGCTACATCGTGTCGGAGACGGGCGAGCCGAGCGCTCGCTGA
- a CDS encoding IS3 family transposase gives MRPAVRREVAGHLQVAYGISERRACQATGFGCSSQRYPQAVGSAGGAAQGLKELAATRVRYGYRRLQILLRREGWAVNHKRTYRLYRDEGLSIRPKLPRQKRAWRYRQGRPAIGGPNEVWAIDFMSDRLFDGRPFRILTVVDCHTREALSLAPRANFRAYQVVEALDALVRLRGRPKSLRVDNGPEFAGRMLDRWVYLNGVELYFSRPGKPTDNAYIENFNGRLRAECLNASWFLSLTDARERIEEWRPHYNKDRPRQKYTT, from the coding sequence GTGAGGCCCGCCGTTCGCCGCGAGGTCGCCGGTCACCTGCAGGTGGCCTACGGTATCAGCGAACGACGGGCCTGTCAGGCCACCGGCTTCGGCTGCTCATCTCAGCGCTACCCGCAGGCGGTCGGATCCGCAGGTGGCGCTGCGCAGGGGTTGAAGGAATTGGCGGCCACGCGGGTGCGCTACGGCTACCGGCGGCTGCAAATCCTGTTGCGACGGGAGGGCTGGGCCGTGAACCACAAGCGCACGTACCGGCTCTACCGGGACGAGGGCCTGTCGATCCGGCCCAAGCTGCCCAGGCAAAAACGGGCTTGGCGCTACCGGCAAGGACGTCCCGCAATTGGCGGTCCCAACGAGGTCTGGGCAATAGACTTCATGTCCGACCGTCTCTTCGACGGACGTCCGTTCCGGATCCTGACGGTCGTGGACTGCCACACGCGAGAGGCGCTCTCGCTGGCGCCGAGAGCCAACTTCCGGGCCTACCAGGTAGTCGAGGCACTCGACGCTCTGGTGAGGCTCCGCGGCCGGCCCAAGAGCCTACGGGTGGACAATGGGCCGGAGTTTGCCGGTCGTATGCTGGATCGATGGGTCTACCTGAATGGGGTAGAGCTCTACTTCTCTCGGCCCGGAAAACCGACCGATAATGCCTACATCGAGAACTTTAATGGCCGCCTCCGGGCAGAATGCCTGAATGCCTCATGGTTCCTGTCCCTGACTGATGCCCGCGAGCGCATCGAGGAATGGAGGCCCCACTACAACAAAGACCGGCCTAGACAGAAATATACTACCTAA